The genomic window CGACAGCGGAATGATCTCCATCCGGTCGAGCAGGGGCCCCGGCATGTTGTAGCTGTTGGCGGTGGTCAGGAACATCACGTTGGACAGGTCGTATTCCACTTCAAGATAGTGGTCCACGAAGGTCGCGTTCTGTTCCGGGTCCAGCACCTCGAGCATCGCACTTGCCGGGTCGCCGCGGAAGTCCTGCCCCATCTTGTCGATTTCGTCGAGCAGGATCAGCGGGTTGGTGGTCTTGGCCTTCTTCAGCGCCTGGATGATCTTGCCGGGCATCGAGCCGATGTAGGTCCGCCGGTGGCCGCGAATCTCGGATTCGTCGCGCACGCCGCCAAGGCTGATGCGGATGAACTCGCGCCCCGTGGCCTTCGCCACCGACCGCCCGAGCGAGGTCTTGCCGACGCCCGGAGGGCCGACGAGGCACAGGATCGGGCCCTTCATCTTCTGGCTGCGCGCCTGCACCGCCAGATATTCGACGATGCGTTCCTTGACCTTTTCCAGCCCGTAGTGGTCGGCATCCAGCACGGCCTGCGCGCGCCCCAGATCCTTCTTCATGCGGCTTTTCACGCCCCACGGCACGCCCAGCAGCCAGTCGAGGTAGTTGCGCACCACGGTGGCTTCCGCGCTCATCGGCGACATGGATTTCAGCTTCTTGACCTCGGCCTCGGCCTTGTCGCGCGCTTCCTTTGAAAGCTGGGTCTTGCGGATCCGCTCTTCCAGCTCGGCAATCTCGGACTGCGCGTCATCGCCGTCGCCCAGCTCGCGCTGGATCGCCTTCATCTGTTCGTTCAGGTAGTATTCGCGCTGGGTGCGCTCCATCTGCGTCTTGACGCGCGACTTGATCTTCTTCTCGACCTGCAGCACCGACATTTCGCCCTGCATGTGGCCATAGACCTTTTCCAGCCGCTCGGCCACGTTCAGCGTTTCCAGCAGCGCCTGCTTGACCGCCACGTCGACGCCAAGGTGGCCCGAGACGAGGTCGGCCAGCCGGGCAGGCTCGCGCGCTTCCGAAACGGCGGAAAGCGCCTCTTCGGGGATGTTCTTCTTGATCTTGGCGTAGCGTTCGAATTCCTCGGCGACGGCGCGCAGCAGCGCCTCGGTCACCGAGGCATCGCCCGGCACCTCGGTCAGCGCCACAGCCGACGCTTCGAAGAACTGCTCGTTGGGCAGGAAGTCACTGATGCGCACCCGCGTCTTGCCTTCGACCAGCACCTTGACGGTGCCGTCCGGCAGCTTGAGCAGTTGCAGCACATTGGCCAGCACGCCCGAGCGGTAGATGCCTTCGGTGCTGGGATCGTCCACCGTGGGGTCGATCTGCGACGACAGCAGGATCCGGCGATCCTCGGCCATCACTTCTTCAAGCGCGCGCACGGATTTTTCGCGCCCGACAAACAGCGGCACGATCATGTGCGGGAACACCACGATATCGCGCAGCGGCAGCACGGGGTAGCTGGGAGAGAGGAGGTCGCTCATGCTTGTTCCTTGGTCTGGGCAGAAAGGCACCGGCCCCGGTCATCGGCAGCACTTGGCCTTCCCCTGCGTTCAGTAGTCATATCTGGTGGTGCGGGAAGTGGCTGTCAACCAGAAGGATGTCACAAGATAATGCGCCTGTGCCCGGCGGGGGGCAAGCAGGGAATGCGCGGGGCCCCGCCAGCCCGCCCGGACCGCGCCGGATGCGCGGAATGCAGCAGAGCGAAGGCGGAAAGGACGGTCCGCCCGCCGTGCAAAGCGGAAAACTCTTCGAAGAGTTTTCCAAAATCCTTCGAAGGATTTTGACCGCCCTGCATCTAAAGCGGCTCGATGTCGCCCTGCGCGCGCGCCGCGTGGAACTCGGCCGCGAAAGATTGCAGCCGCCCCCCGGCAATAGCGTCGCGCAATCCGGCCATCAGGTCCTGATAGTATTGCAGGTTGTGCCAGGTCATCAGCATCGAGGCGATGATCTCCTGCGACTTGAAGACATGGTGCAGATAGGCCCGGCTGTAGCTGCGGCAGGCCGGGCAGGCGCAGGCCTCGTCCAGCGGGCGCGGGTCGTCGATGTGGCGGGCGTTCTTGATGTTGACCACGCCAGCCCTGGTGAACGCCTGCCCTGTGCGCCCCGACCGCGACGGCAGCACGCAGTCCATCATGTCGATGCCGCGCTGCACCGCGCCCACGATGTCGTCGGGCTTGCCCACCCCCATCAGATAGCGCGGCCGGTCCTCGGGCAGCATGTCGGTGGCATAGTCGAGCACCGAGAACATCATCTCCTGCCCCTCGCCCACCGCCAGCCCGCCCACGGCATAGCCGTCAAACCCGATGTCGCGCAGCCTTTCGGCACTTTCTGCGCGCTGGTCGGGGAAGACCGAGCCCTGCTGGATGCCGAACAGCGCATGGCCCGGCCGGTCGCCGAACGCATCGCGCGACCGCTGCGCCCAGCGCATCGAAAGCACCATCGACTTGCGTGCCGTGGCCTCGTCGGCCGGATAGGGCGTGCATTCGTCGAAGCACATCACGATGTCGCTGCCCAGCAGGCGCTGGATTTCCATGCTGCGCTCAGGCGTCAGATGGTGCAGCGAGCCGTCGATGTGCGACTTGAACTTCACCCCGTCCTCGGTCAGCTTGCGCAGCCCGGCCAGGCTCATCACCTGATAGCCCCCGGAATCGGTCAGGATCGGGCGGTTCCAGTTCATGAAGCGGTGCAGGCCGCCCAGACGGGCGATGCGCTCCGCGGTGGGGCGCAGCATCAGGTGATAGGTGTTGCCGAGCAGGATGTCGGCCCCGGTCTCGCGCACCGACCCCGGCAGCATCGCCTTGACGGTGGCCGCGGTGCCCACCGGCATGAAGGCGGGCGTGCGGATCTCGCCGCGCGGGGTCTTGATCGCCCCGCAGCGGGCGCGCCCGTCGCGCGCCGCGATCTGAAAAGACATGCCCTGTGCCATCGCCATCCCCGCCATCCCGTAAGGTTGCCCTTCATAGGCGGTTTGCAGCGATTGCCAAGGCGGGATCGCGCGATTCAGGCACGGACCGGCGGCCGGGCCGGGTGTGCCAAAATCCTTCAAAGGATTTTGCAAGAGTTTTCGGGAAAACTCTTGGCTCCCGGCCCCGCCGGTGACCGCGACCGGCAGGTGCCGGGCCTAACGCCCGGTCAGCCGGTTGCCGAAGGCCGCCAGCCACGACGGCGGCCCGCCGTTCCGCGTCTCGCGCGCATCGGCCATGTTCAGCAGCCGGTACATGCCGCGCACCCCCAGCCAGCGCAACGGTTCCGGTTCCCAGCGCCGCACCCGGCGATTGACCCAGGGCAGCCGCGCCAGATCGGTGTCGCGGTCCAGCGCCAGGTCGGCCAGCGTGCGCCCCGCAAGGTTGGAGGTCGAGACCCCGACCCCGACATAGCCCCCCGCCCAGCCGATCCCCGTTGCCGGCATCAAGCCCCACCGTGGCGCACCAGTCGCGCGGCACGCCCAGCACGCCGCACCAGGCATGGTCGATCCGGGCTTTCGCCGCCGCCGGGAAATGGCGGTGCAGGATCGCGGTCAGGCGGCGGATGGTCTCGGGGTCCGGCACCCCGCTGCGGTCGATGCCCGAGCCGTAGCGGTAGGGCACGCCGCGCGCACCGACCGTGATGCGCCCGTCGCGGGTGCGCTGGCAATAGCAGTAGGCATTGGCGAAATCGCCCACAATCTCATGCCCCTGCCAGCCGATCTGCGCCCAGGTCGCCGCGTCCAGCGGTTCGGTCACGATCTGCGCCGAATTCAGCGGCAGCCAGTCGCGGCGGGTGCCGGGCAGCGTGGCGGTGAAGCCTTCGGTGGCGCGCAGGATGATCCGGGCACGGATGCTGCCGCGGTCGGTGGTCACCCGGCCCGGCGCGATCTCTGTGACCGTGGTGCCCTCGACGATCCGCACCCCCAGCCCTTCAACGGCGCGGGCCAGACCCCGCACCAGTTTCGCGGGCTGGATGCGGGCGACATTGGCGACCCGCATCGCCCCCAGCGTGCCGGGCACCGCGATCCGTGCCCGCGCCGCGTCGGCGTCGAGCAGGCTCACCCGGTCGCCCTCGCCCCAGTGCTGCCGCTCTGCCGCCTCGGCCTTCAGACGCGCCAGTTGTGCCGGATTGGTCGCCAGCATCAGCTCGTCGGTGCGCAGGATGTCGGCGTCGATGCCGTGGGCCTCGACCACCCGGATCACCTCGTCCACCGTGCCGCCCATCGCGGCCACCATGGCCCGCACGCCCGCCTCGGTGCCGGTGGACAGATAGCGCCGGTGGTTCCAGGCAAAGCCGCCCGTCAGCCAGCCGCCATTGCGCCCCGAGGCGCCGAAGCCCGCGAAGTCCTTTTCCACCACCAGCACCTTCAGCGCCGGATCGGCCTGTTTCAGGTACCAGGCGGTCCAGAGCCCGGTATACCCCGCCCCCACGATGCAGACCTCGGCGCTCGTGTCGCCGTCAAGCGAAGGGCGGGGGACAGGCAGGCCGCCCATGTCGGCATACCAGAAGGACACGTCACCGACCCGGGCCGGGGCGGCAGAGGGGTTCGGCGCTGGCATCGGTGGCTCCCGGGCGGCGGGGGCGGTGTCGCCCCCTGCCCGCCCTGCGTGCCGCAATCGCGGCCCTGCTGCAACCGGATTTGCCCAGTTGCCCGCGCGGGTCAGATCGCCGCCACCGCCTCGTCGCCGTCATGCGCCCTGTTCCAGCGGATCGAGGACCACAGCGACACCCCGATCAGCGCCGCCCCGCCCAGCCCGGTGATCACCTCGGGTATATGCACCAGCGTCTGGACATACATGATCACCGACAGGATCAGGATGGCATAGAATGCCCCGTGTTCCAGATAGCGGTATTGCGCCAGCGTGCCGCGTTCCACCAGCATGATGGTCATCGACCGCACATACATCGCGCCGATTCCCAGACCGATGGCGATGACGAACAGGTTCTGGCTGAGCGCGAAGGCCCCGATCACCCCGTCGAACGAGAACGAGGCGTCCAGCACCTCCAGATACAGGAACGCCCCCAGGCCGCCCTTGGCAGCCCCGGTCAGCGTTTCCTGCGAGGCGTCCAGAAAGCCGCCCACCACCTCGACCAGCAGGAAGGTCAGCAGCCCGTAGATCGCGGCGTTGATGAAAACCTGCGATTCGGCACCTTCCAGCAGCCGCGAGAAGCCAAGGATCAGGCACAGCACGAAGGCGATCTCGACCCCCTTGATGTTGGCGAACTGCGACATCCGCCGCTCAAGCGCGCCGATCCAGTGCACGTCCTTGTCGTGATCGAAGAAGTAGCTGAGGCCGACCATCATCAGGAAGGTGCCGCCGAAGGCCGCGATCGGCAGATGCGCCTCCTTCATGATGCGGGCATATTCCTCGGGCTGGGCTGCGGCCAGCACCATGGCGTCGATCGGCCCGATGTTGGCGGCCACCACGACGATCAGCAGCGGGAAGACGATCCGCATCCCGAACACCGCGATCAGGATGCCCCAGGTCAGGAACCGCCGCTGCCATTCCGGCGTCATGTCCTTGAGCTTGTTGGCGTTGACGATGGCGTTGTCGAAGGACAGCGATATCTCCAGCACCGCCAGCACGCAGCAGATGAAGAAGATCGTCGCCATCCCGGATACCGTGCCGGTCGTCTGCCAGCCGAGCAGGCCCCCGAGCGCAAGGCCGACGGCGGTGACGATGAATGCCCAGTTGAAATAGCGCAGCGTCGGCTTCAGTGCGGGTGCGTCGGTCATGCCCGGCACCCCGCCTGACGGATACCGACCTGAGTGACGCGCCACGCGGGCGTGGGGCAGGCATGGGGCAAGGGGGGCATCTGGGGGCTTCCGGGCGACCTGTTCGTTTCTGCAGTGCCGACATCGTCAGAGCGTCGCCTGCTCTGGCCAGAGGGGCCCGGTCACCGTATTCCGCCCCGGGGTCGTGCCGCCGGATCACGCATGAGGTAATGCAGAATTTCCCGCCTTGCAAGGCCGGGGCAGCGCCTCAGGCGCGCATCAGCCGGACCGCGGCAACCGCCGCGTCGGCGACATCCAGAAGCCGCGCCAGATAGTGTTCGCGGGCGGCGAAGGCCCGGCTGCCCTGCCCGGTGAAACCGTCCTCCAGCGCGTCGATCAGCCGGTTCAGGCGGCGCTGGTGGATGCCGAGCCGCAGCTGCACCGGGTCGGCCAGCACGCCCGCGAAAGCCGTTGCCGCCGCCCCTGTCATCACCAGCCCCACCAGCGCCGCGCCCCCCAGCAGCGGCGACGCCGCAACCGGAAAAACCCCATACCACATCGACCCGATCCCGGCGCCCAGCGGAAAGGCCGCGATGGCCGCCTGATGCGCCAGCACGGCGGCCAGCGTCGGCGCCAGCGACACCATGCCCGGCGTCACCGCATGAAAGGCCAGCGCCCCCGCCCCCAGCGTGCCGAGGGCGGTCGTCATCTCGGCCACCGCCGAGCGCGTGCCGGTATAGTCGCCCAGCGTGCGCGAGACCTGCGCCTGAAGGCCCGCCAGCGCCTCGGGTCCGGCGCGCGCCGCGACCACCGCCCGCAATGCGGGTTGCGCCAGCATCGCCTCGGTCAGCGCGTCGCGGGTCCGGGTGCCCTGCGGCAGTTCCAGCAGGTCGGTCAGGATCAGGCTTTCCACCCGGCGCGCAACCTCGGTTTCCAGCAGGATGGGCTTGCTGCCCAGCCAGTCGGCGGCGCGGGTCAGGCGGGCGCGGCGCAGGCCCCAGGCCCCTATCCGGCTGAGCACCAGCACCGGCGCCAGCGCCAGATTGACCGGCGCGCGCAGCACGTCGCCGCCAAGGGCTGCACGGTGCAGCGCCAGACTGCCGCCAAGACCGAAATGGCGCCGCACGAAGTCCGGAACCCGGGCGCGGCGGTCGGCGAAATAGGCGGCTGCTGCGGCCTGCATCGCGGCCTCAAGCGCCGCAGGGTCTGCGGCGACCGGCGCGGCCGCCTGTCGTGCGTCGCCGTGCGCGCGTGCCTGATCCATGATTCTGCCCTGCCCCGATCACCGTTTTCCTTGCTCACAGATGGGCGCGGGCGCAACCGCGCGCAAGACGCCTGCCCGGCCCGACGCTGCGGATCCGTTGCCACAGGCGGCTGTGCGCCGCGCCGGGGCGTGCTAGATGGCAAGGCTGAAAGCGGAGGCGCCATGCTCTTGTCCCTGACCGGCCTTGCCAAAAGCTACCCCACGGGCGAAGGCCCGCTGCGGGTGCTGGATGGCGTCGACCTGACCCTTGCCCCGGGCGAAAGCCTGGCGCTGACCGGCGAATCCGGCAGCGGAAAAAGCACGCTGCTGCATCTGGTGGCGGGGCTCGACCGGGCCGATGCCGGGCAATTGGTGATCGAAGGGCAGGACATGACGGCGGCGGGCGATGCCGCCTGGGCCGCGCTGCGCCGGGGCACGGTGGGGCTGGTGTTCCAGCAGTTCAACCTGATCCCCTCGCTGAACGTCGCGGCCAACCTTGCGTTTCAGGCCCGGCTGGCGGGGCGGCATGACGCCGCCCGGCAGGCGGCGCTGGCGGAGGCGCTGGGGCTGGAGAAGCTGCTCGCGCGCTACCCCGAGCAGCTTTCGGGCGGCCAGCAGCAGCGGGTCGCGATCGGGCGCACGCTGGCCGCCCGGCCCCGTCTCGTGCTGGCCGACGAGCCGACCGGCAACCTTGACGAGGCGACCGCCGACGCGGTGATGGACCTGCTGTTGCGGCTGGTGGCGCAGACCGGGGCGGGGCTGCTGATGGTCACCCACTCGCCCCGGCTGGCGGGTCGGCTGGACCGGCGGGTGCATCTGACCGCCGGGCGGGTGGGCTGATGCGGCGGGCGGGGCTGGCGGCACTGCTGTCGCACTGGCGCAGGCATCCCCTGCAACTGGCGATGCTGCTTCTGGGGCTGGCACTGGCGACCGCGCTCTGGTCAGGGGTGCAGGCGATCAACGCCGAGGCGCGCGCGAGCTACGACCGGGCGGCGGGGGCGCTGGGGCAGGACGCCATGGCGCGGATCGTGGCACGCGGTGGCGGCACGGTGGCAGAGGCCGATTATGTCGCGCTGCGCCGTGCGGGCTGGCCGGTCTCGCCGGTGGTCGAGGGGCGGCTGATGCCCTCGGGGCTGCGCCTGATCGGAATTGAACCCCTGACCCTGCCGCGATCCGCGCAGCGCGTCCCGGTGCTGGAGGGCGGCGACGCGGCGGCCTTCCTGTCCGGCCCCGGCCTGCTGTTCGCCAGCGCCGAGACAGCCGCCGGGCTGGACGGCGCGGGCCTGCCGCCG from Paracoccaceae bacterium Fryx2 includes these protein-coding regions:
- the lon gene encoding endopeptidase La → MSDLLSPSYPVLPLRDIVVFPHMIVPLFVGREKSVRALEEVMAEDRRILLSSQIDPTVDDPSTEGIYRSGVLANVLQLLKLPDGTVKVLVEGKTRVRISDFLPNEQFFEASAVALTEVPGDASVTEALLRAVAEEFERYAKIKKNIPEEALSAVSEAREPARLADLVSGHLGVDVAVKQALLETLNVAERLEKVYGHMQGEMSVLQVEKKIKSRVKTQMERTQREYYLNEQMKAIQRELGDGDDAQSEIAELEERIRKTQLSKEARDKAEAEVKKLKSMSPMSAEATVVRNYLDWLLGVPWGVKSRMKKDLGRAQAVLDADHYGLEKVKERIVEYLAVQARSQKMKGPILCLVGPPGVGKTSLGRSVAKATGREFIRISLGGVRDESEIRGHRRTYIGSMPGKIIQALKKAKTTNPLILLDEIDKMGQDFRGDPASAMLEVLDPEQNATFVDHYLEVEYDLSNVMFLTTANSYNMPGPLLDRMEIIPLSGYTEDEKREIAKGHLIPKQIANHALKKTEFGVTDAALTEMIRTYTREAGVRNLEREIAKLARKAVTQIVKGQSRSVEVTPEALEGYLGVKRFRYGLAEATDQVGVVTGLAWTSVGGDLLQIEALRLPGKGRMKTTGKLGDVMKESIEAAASFVRSISPEIGVKPPKFETIDIHVHVPEGATPKDGPSAGLAMVTSIVSVLTGIPVRKDIAMTGEVTLRGNALAIGGLKEKLLAALRGGIKTVLIPEENAKDLTEIPDNVKQGMQIIPVSNVREVLKYALVRQPEPVEWDEAAEEAAAAARLLAGGAAAQQTAH
- the tgt gene encoding tRNA guanosine(34) transglycosylase Tgt, translated to MAQGMSFQIAARDGRARCGAIKTPRGEIRTPAFMPVGTAATVKAMLPGSVRETGADILLGNTYHLMLRPTAERIARLGGLHRFMNWNRPILTDSGGYQVMSLAGLRKLTEDGVKFKSHIDGSLHHLTPERSMEIQRLLGSDIVMCFDECTPYPADEATARKSMVLSMRWAQRSRDAFGDRPGHALFGIQQGSVFPDQRAESAERLRDIGFDGYAVGGLAVGEGQEMMFSVLDYATDMLPEDRPRYLMGVGKPDDIVGAVQRGIDMMDCVLPSRSGRTGQAFTRAGVVNIKNARHIDDPRPLDEACACPACRSYSRAYLHHVFKSQEIIASMLMTWHNLQYYQDLMAGLRDAIAGGRLQSFAAEFHAARAQGDIEPL
- a CDS encoding DUF475 domain-containing protein, with translation MTDAPALKPTLRYFNWAFIVTAVGLALGGLLGWQTTGTVSGMATIFFICCVLAVLEISLSFDNAIVNANKLKDMTPEWQRRFLTWGILIAVFGMRIVFPLLIVVVAANIGPIDAMVLAAAQPEEYARIMKEAHLPIAAFGGTFLMMVGLSYFFDHDKDVHWIGALERRMSQFANIKGVEIAFVLCLILGFSRLLEGAESQVFINAAIYGLLTFLLVEVVGGFLDASQETLTGAAKGGLGAFLYLEVLDASFSFDGVIGAFALSQNLFVIAIGLGIGAMYVRSMTIMLVERGTLAQYRYLEHGAFYAILILSVIMYVQTLVHIPEVITGLGGAALIGVSLWSSIRWNRAHDGDEAVAAI
- a CDS encoding DUF6635 family protein → MDQARAHGDARQAAAPVAADPAALEAAMQAAAAAYFADRRARVPDFVRRHFGLGGSLALHRAALGGDVLRAPVNLALAPVLVLSRIGAWGLRRARLTRAADWLGSKPILLETEVARRVESLILTDLLELPQGTRTRDALTEAMLAQPALRAVVAARAGPEALAGLQAQVSRTLGDYTGTRSAVAEMTTALGTLGAGALAFHAVTPGMVSLAPTLAAVLAHQAAIAAFPLGAGIGSMWYGVFPVAASPLLGGAALVGLVMTGAAATAFAGVLADPVQLRLGIHQRRLNRLIDALEDGFTGQGSRAFAAREHYLARLLDVADAAVAAVRLMRA
- a CDS encoding ABC transporter ATP-binding protein; protein product: MLLSLTGLAKSYPTGEGPLRVLDGVDLTLAPGESLALTGESGSGKSTLLHLVAGLDRADAGQLVIEGQDMTAAGDAAWAALRRGTVGLVFQQFNLIPSLNVAANLAFQARLAGRHDAARQAALAEALGLEKLLARYPEQLSGGQQQRVAIGRTLAARPRLVLADEPTGNLDEATADAVMDLLLRLVAQTGAGLLMVTHSPRLAGRLDRRVHLTAGRVG